A genome region from Streptomyces antimycoticus includes the following:
- the dacB gene encoding D-alanyl-D-alanine carboxypeptidase/D-alanyl-D-alanine endopeptidase — protein MSSANSSSGRHRKAKPMSLAVRRAFIIAAVPVTGALLSAPSALAADKSTKTTTATQSVAADGLDPAEQKIADNLNTRAQNPNLGDTFSGIVLDSKSDKVIWGHDADTALMPASNAKLATATAALTVLGPEHRFTTKVVYGDGTLTLIGGGDRLLSTADVTELAKSAAAGVKSAGLGSVKVRIDDSLFAEPSLANGWNDSYYDDQVSPVRSLVVDGKLSADTSIDAGKIFAKQLADQGVTVDGEVTRGTASATDVPVGQHLSPTLAETVKKMLKTSNNDIAETMLRMTAIAAGKPATFEDGTAVVRDVLSRRYGVSMENFEIYDGSGLSRADRIPARTVADLLDLLTDPRYGHRLRSIDEGLPVAGEAGSTLGPEWGRFDTPDSQCAVGQVKAKTGTLTGAIALSGLTKAADGRWKVFSFIENQSSADPAATKDTLDGLAATVNGCWA, from the coding sequence ATGTCCAGCGCGAACTCGTCCAGTGGGCGTCATCGCAAAGCCAAGCCCATGAGCCTCGCGGTCCGCCGCGCGTTCATCATCGCCGCCGTCCCGGTCACCGGTGCGTTGCTGTCCGCTCCCTCGGCGCTCGCCGCCGACAAGAGCACCAAGACGACCACGGCGACCCAGTCCGTGGCCGCCGACGGGCTCGACCCCGCCGAGCAGAAGATCGCGGACAACCTCAACACCCGCGCCCAGAACCCGAACCTCGGCGACACCTTCAGCGGTATCGTGCTGGACTCCAAGTCCGACAAGGTGATCTGGGGGCACGACGCCGACACCGCGCTGATGCCCGCGTCCAACGCCAAGCTGGCCACCGCCACGGCGGCGCTGACCGTGCTCGGCCCCGAGCACCGGTTCACCACCAAGGTGGTCTACGGCGATGGCACGCTCACCCTCATAGGCGGCGGCGACCGCCTGCTGAGCACCGCCGACGTCACCGAGCTCGCGAAGTCCGCCGCCGCCGGGGTCAAGAGCGCGGGCCTGGGCTCGGTGAAGGTCCGTATCGACGACAGCCTCTTCGCCGAGCCGTCCCTGGCCAACGGCTGGAACGACTCGTACTACGACGACCAGGTCTCGCCGGTGCGCTCCTTGGTGGTGGACGGAAAGCTGTCCGCGGACACCTCCATCGACGCGGGGAAGATCTTCGCCAAGCAGCTCGCCGACCAGGGTGTCACCGTCGACGGTGAGGTCACCCGTGGCACGGCGTCGGCCACGGATGTGCCGGTGGGACAGCATCTGTCCCCGACGCTGGCCGAGACGGTCAAGAAGATGCTCAAGACGAGCAACAACGATATCGCCGAAACGATGCTGCGCATGACGGCGATCGCCGCCGGTAAGCCCGCCACCTTCGAGGACGGCACGGCCGTGGTGCGGGACGTCCTCAGCCGGCGCTACGGCGTCTCGATGGAGAACTTCGAGATCTACGACGGCAGCGGGCTCTCCCGCGCGGACCGCATCCCGGCCCGGACCGTCGCGGACCTCCTCGATCTGCTCACCGATCCGCGCTACGGCCATCGGCTGCGCTCCATCGACGAGGGCCTGCCGGTGGCGGGCGAGGCGGGCAGCACCCTGGGGCCCGAGTGGGGCCGCTTCGACACCCCGGACTCCCAGTGCGCCGTCGGCCAGGTCAAGGCCAAGACGGGCACCCTGACCGGCGCCATCGCGCTGAGCGGCCTGACGAAGGCGGCGGACGGCCGGTGGAAGGTCTTCTCCTTCATCGAGAACCAGTCCTCCGCCGACCCGGCCGCCACCAAGGACACCCTCGACGGCCTCGCCGCCACGGTCAACGGCTGCTGGGCATAG
- a CDS encoding EF-hand domain-containing protein: MTDIMETAARTVFERYDLDGDGLVTADEFRKVVAELEGTEITAAAAQALIDSLDTDGDRQMSFEEFWAAMNR, from the coding sequence ATGACAGACATCATGGAGACAGCGGCGCGCACGGTGTTCGAGCGCTACGACCTCGACGGGGACGGTCTGGTCACCGCGGATGAATTCCGGAAGGTCGTCGCGGAGTTGGAGGGCACGGAGATCACCGCGGCGGCGGCCCAGGCGCTGATCGACTCGCTCGACACCGACGGCGACCGCCAGATGTCCTTCGAGGAGTTCTGGGCGGCCATGAACCGCTGA